Proteins from one Holophagales bacterium genomic window:
- a CDS encoding GTP cyclohydrolase I gives MSNQAGAIEPASRVADGRTPVADRIRDRIRKARGRFRANDNIAAYIEDGELELLRLEVAEKIEGVLQALVIDTASDHNTRDTARRVAKMYLNEVFAGRYGGQPPVTEFPNVGRLNELMIVGPIMVRSACSHHLCPIIGRIWVGVMPNEHSALIGLSKYARLVEWVMARPQIQEEAITELAELLQDKMQPDGLAVVMEADHYCMKWRGVKDSDSKMTNSVMRGSFLKNPDLRREFLSLLAGRTK, from the coding sequence ATGTCGAATCAGGCCGGGGCGATAGAGCCCGCGAGCCGGGTCGCAGACGGACGGACACCTGTCGCCGACCGCATCCGGGATCGCATCCGCAAGGCGCGCGGCCGCTTCCGCGCCAACGACAACATCGCCGCCTACATCGAGGACGGGGAGCTCGAGCTGCTCCGGCTGGAAGTCGCGGAGAAGATCGAGGGCGTCCTCCAGGCGCTCGTCATCGACACCGCGAGCGACCACAACACGAGGGACACGGCCCGCCGCGTGGCCAAGATGTACCTGAACGAGGTCTTTGCGGGCCGTTACGGCGGGCAGCCGCCGGTGACCGAGTTCCCGAACGTGGGCCGCCTGAACGAGCTGATGATCGTCGGCCCGATCATGGTGCGGAGCGCCTGCTCGCACCACCTCTGTCCGATCATCGGCCGGATCTGGGTCGGGGTGATGCCGAACGAGCACTCCGCCCTGATCGGCCTCTCGAAGTACGCCCGCCTCGTGGAGTGGGTCATGGCCCGGCCGCAGATCCAGGAGGAGGCGATCACCGAGCTCGCCGAGCTGCTGCAGGACAAGATGCAGCCCGACGGCCTCGCCGTCGTCATGGAGGCCGACCACTACTGCATGAAGTGGCGCGGCGTGAAGGACTCGGACTCGAAGATGACGAACAGCGTCATGCGCGGCTCGTTCCTGAAGAACCCCGACCTGAGGCGCGAGTTCCTCTCGCTCCTGGCGGGCCGGACGAAGTAG
- a CDS encoding LysR family transcriptional regulator codes for MSTPDFNLLGTLDVLLAEGSVARASRRLGLSPSAMSRALARLRLATGDPLLVRAGRGLVPTPRALELRDRVGQLVQDAEAVLRPAGNIRLDALERSFTLRSAEGFVENFGASLLARVGAEAPGVRLRFVQKLDKDNVPLRDANVDLETGVVDGATDPEVRVQALFRDRFVGVVRAGHPLCRGRITPARYAAARHVFVSRRGRSTGPMDDALKRIGLEREIATVVGGFSTALALARATDLVATVPERHTGSLREGMHTFPLPVATPEFTVSMLWHPRFQADAAHRWLRGCVKEVCEEPPHRATPPPPLHASSKAPRSPVHRRPADRPPLRKRGRS; via the coding sequence ATGTCGACGCCCGACTTCAACCTCCTCGGCACCCTCGATGTTCTGCTCGCCGAAGGGAGCGTCGCGCGCGCGTCCAGAAGGCTCGGGCTCAGCCCCTCGGCGATGAGCCGTGCGCTCGCGCGGCTGCGCCTGGCGACCGGCGACCCGCTTCTGGTCCGGGCGGGCCGCGGCCTCGTTCCAACCCCCCGGGCGCTCGAGCTCCGCGATCGGGTCGGCCAGCTCGTGCAGGACGCGGAGGCGGTGCTGCGCCCGGCCGGGAACATCCGGCTCGACGCGCTGGAACGGAGCTTCACGCTGAGATCGGCCGAGGGCTTCGTGGAGAACTTCGGCGCGAGCCTCCTCGCGCGCGTCGGAGCGGAGGCTCCCGGGGTGCGGCTGCGCTTCGTGCAGAAGCTCGACAAGGACAACGTGCCCCTTCGCGACGCGAACGTCGATCTCGAAACGGGCGTCGTCGACGGCGCGACCGACCCCGAGGTGCGCGTGCAGGCGTTGTTCCGCGACCGCTTCGTCGGCGTCGTCCGGGCAGGGCACCCGTTGTGCAGGGGGAGGATCACGCCGGCGCGGTATGCGGCGGCCCGGCACGTCTTCGTCTCCCGGCGGGGCCGGAGCACGGGCCCGATGGACGACGCCCTGAAGCGGATCGGGCTGGAGCGCGAGATCGCCACGGTGGTCGGCGGCTTCTCGACCGCGCTGGCGCTGGCGCGCGCGACCGACCTCGTCGCCACGGTCCCCGAGCGGCACACGGGCAGCCTGCGCGAAGGCATGCACACCTTCCCGCTTCCGGTAGCAACCCCCGAGTTCACCGTCTCGATGCTGTGGCACCCGCGGTTTCAGGCCGATGCCGCGCACCGCTGGCTTCGCGGCTGCGTGAAGGAAGTGTGCGAGGAGCCGCCGCATCGGGCGACGCCTCCGCCCCCGCTTCATGCATCCTCGAAAGCTCCTCGGTCCCCTGTGCACCGCCGCCCGGCAGACCGTCCGCCGCTCCGGAAACGAGGGCGATCGTGA
- a CDS encoding BLUF domain-containing protein: MLVRLLYASRANAPVDEALVASILEKAHAYNAAHGLTGILCTSSEGNVFLQVLEGGRAAVNELYGRILRDPRHTDVTLLDYAEIGERRFATWRMGNVNLNRVNRGTVLRFSETPVLDPFQMSGKCALALLEELMASAAIVSRDGA; encoded by the coding sequence ATGCTCGTCCGCCTCCTCTACGCCAGCCGCGCCAACGCCCCGGTCGACGAAGCGCTCGTCGCCTCGATCCTCGAGAAGGCCCACGCGTACAACGCCGCCCACGGCCTCACCGGCATCCTCTGCACCTCCTCCGAGGGGAACGTCTTCCTCCAGGTGCTCGAGGGGGGCCGCGCCGCGGTGAACGAGCTCTACGGCCGCATCCTGCGCGATCCCCGCCACACGGACGTCACCCTCCTCGACTACGCCGAGATCGGCGAGCGGCGCTTCGCGACCTGGCGGATGGGGAACGTGAACCTGAACCGGGTCAACCGCGGCACCGTCCTGAGGTTCTCGGAGACGCCGGTCCTCGACCCGTTCCAGATGAGCGGCAAGTGTGCTCTCGCGCTCCTCGAGGAGCTGATGGCCAGCGCGGCGATCGTCAGCCGCGACGGCGCCTGA
- a CDS encoding glycosyltransferase family 39 protein has translation MRRRSAPARRASSDVDHAPSPRTTMPVAPLLVASALALALLAGLGDSVTFDEGVHIASGLTALGRGDFRLNPEHPPLAKLWAAVPLIAAGIPAPAPGTRGWSEGNTLELARAWLTDQVDGERVVRLARLPMLVVLGAFLWVVFSSVRTVLGSNAAFLALFAAAFDPLVLGHGRLVTTDLAAAIAIQASLLSLARFLQKPGVANGLLFLLALGFASITKYSWVVAVPALASMGIVWVLQREASAEGTGEASLAAPGRRRDRRIVLLGGLAVGAVAAVGVAVWGIYGFRYEPYRGNDAPTALLRRDSNSDGRFAGNREEGWKIVQEDWATGIRRRGALPRVVEFARARRVLPEPYLYGLSYVDKWSRQRIAYLRGQLSTKGWVSYFPVAFLVKTPVVTLVLLGLGTLAILGRRVAVEPKGRLLLLGMSVFSVTWLVLSVSGGLNIGLRHLLPVYPLLFLVGGAAAAFAGAPRARLLAVTLAALLVVETLSAFPNHLGFFNRLSGGAARGRAWLADSNLDWGQDLLRLRDYCRERRIDEIHLAVHPSTPMPKSFRPAFVLAASPGSRLSPLTPGTYVVSVNTLLGLWEPMVRDETWSDPGFLENARRALGWASSPPEAGVPARLLARAREDAEVLHHARLVNRLRSRPEDGRIGTSLLVFELTADDLRSLSTF, from the coding sequence GTGAGACGGCGGAGCGCCCCGGCTCGACGAGCCTCGTCCGACGTCGACCACGCCCCCTCTCCCCGGACCACGATGCCGGTTGCGCCTCTCCTCGTCGCGTCGGCGCTCGCCCTCGCGCTCCTGGCCGGCCTCGGCGACAGTGTCACGTTCGACGAGGGCGTCCACATCGCCTCGGGCCTCACGGCCCTGGGCCGCGGAGACTTCCGCCTGAATCCGGAGCACCCGCCCCTCGCGAAGCTCTGGGCGGCAGTTCCGCTGATTGCGGCCGGGATCCCCGCTCCAGCACCCGGAACCCGGGGTTGGTCGGAAGGAAACACCCTCGAGCTGGCGCGGGCGTGGCTCACCGACCAGGTCGACGGCGAGCGCGTCGTCCGCCTCGCACGCCTTCCGATGCTCGTCGTGCTCGGAGCCTTCCTCTGGGTCGTCTTCTCGAGCGTCCGCACCGTCCTCGGCTCGAACGCCGCCTTCCTCGCCCTGTTCGCAGCGGCGTTCGACCCTCTCGTTCTCGGCCACGGCCGCCTCGTGACGACGGACCTCGCGGCCGCGATCGCCATCCAGGCCTCTCTCCTGTCGCTGGCTCGCTTCCTGCAGAAGCCCGGCGTTGCAAACGGGCTGCTCTTCCTCCTCGCGCTCGGCTTCGCGAGCATCACCAAGTACTCGTGGGTCGTCGCCGTCCCCGCACTGGCCAGCATGGGAATCGTGTGGGTACTTCAGCGGGAAGCCTCGGCCGAGGGCACGGGCGAGGCATCGCTCGCCGCTCCCGGGCGTCGACGGGATCGCCGAATCGTTCTCCTGGGGGGGCTCGCCGTCGGAGCTGTGGCGGCCGTAGGCGTCGCCGTATGGGGCATCTACGGGTTCCGGTACGAGCCCTACCGCGGGAACGACGCTCCCACGGCCCTCCTGCGGCGCGACTCGAACTCCGATGGCCGGTTCGCGGGAAACCGCGAGGAGGGCTGGAAGATCGTCCAGGAGGACTGGGCCACGGGGATCCGGCGGCGAGGAGCGCTGCCGCGCGTCGTCGAGTTCGCACGCGCCCGCCGGGTGCTCCCCGAGCCCTACCTCTACGGCCTCTCCTACGTCGACAAGTGGTCCCGCCAGCGCATCGCATACCTCAGGGGCCAGCTCTCGACGAAAGGCTGGGTGTCGTATTTCCCCGTGGCCTTTCTCGTGAAGACGCCCGTCGTCACGCTCGTTCTCCTGGGCCTTGGAACCCTGGCGATCCTCGGGCGGCGGGTCGCGGTCGAACCGAAGGGGCGACTCCTGCTCCTCGGGATGTCGGTCTTCTCCGTCACCTGGCTGGTCCTTTCGGTTTCGGGGGGGCTCAACATCGGCCTGCGGCATCTCCTCCCCGTCTACCCGCTCCTCTTCCTCGTCGGCGGCGCGGCCGCCGCGTTCGCGGGCGCGCCGCGTGCGCGGCTCCTCGCCGTCACGCTCGCAGCCCTTCTCGTGGTCGAGACCCTCTCCGCTTTTCCGAATCACCTCGGCTTCTTCAATCGTCTCTCGGGGGGGGCGGCGAGGGGCAGGGCGTGGCTCGCCGACAGCAACCTCGACTGGGGTCAGGACCTGCTCCGACTCAGGGACTATTGCCGCGAGCGTCGCATCGACGAGATCCACCTCGCCGTCCACCCGTCCACCCCGATGCCGAAGTCCTTCCGGCCGGCGTTCGTCCTCGCAGCGTCGCCCGGAAGCCGCCTCTCACCGCTCACGCCAGGAACCTACGTGGTGAGCGTCAACACGCTCCTGGGGCTCTGGGAGCCGATGGTTCGGGACGAGACCTGGAGTGACCCGGGGTTCCTCGAGAACGCGCGACGCGCTCTGGGATGGGCGTCGTCTCCGCCAGAAGCAGGCGTGCCGGCCAGGCTCCTCGCCCGGGCGCGCGAAGACGCCGAGGTCCTGCACCACGCGCGCCTCGTGAACCGGCTCCGCTCGCGGCCGGAGGACGGCCGCATCGGTACGTCGCTCCTCGTCTTCGAATTGACGGCCGACGACCTTCGCTCCCTCTCGACGTTCTAG
- a CDS encoding MFS transporter, which yields MNAIDDRRDAAAKEAAERRPSVRWALTSLSLSMLLSSLGTSIANVALPTLASAFHAPFHAVQWVVLAYLIATTTLVVSVGRLGDVTGRRRLLSAGIVVFTAASALCGLAPALWMLVAARALQGLGAAIMLALTMAFVGETVSKERTGAAMGLLGTMSAVGTALGPSLGGLLIAGLGWRAIFLVNLPLGAAALVMARRFLPVDRRVAKGDRAGFDSTGTLVLALTLACYALAMTAGRGGFSRRSAALLAGAVLGGVLFVLAEGRAKAPLVRMAMLRNPALGAGFAMSALVATVMMATMVVGPFHLSLALGLDAAMVGIVLSAGPLAAAMTGVPAGRAVDRFGAPCMTLAGLVGIVSGAAALSMMPTAIGVVGYIVPIVVITASYALFQTANNTSVMADVEAGQRGVVSGMLNLSRNLGLITGASVMGSVFAKASGAADLTVAHPAAVAVGMRATFAVAAVLIVVALAVAFLSRAPAAEPSPAPETS from the coding sequence ATGAACGCGATCGACGACAGACGGGACGCAGCGGCAAAGGAGGCCGCGGAGCGACGGCCCTCGGTCCGATGGGCGCTCACGAGCCTCTCGCTGTCGATGCTGTTGTCGTCTCTCGGAACGAGTATCGCCAACGTCGCGCTGCCGACGCTGGCGAGTGCGTTTCACGCGCCGTTCCACGCGGTCCAGTGGGTCGTTCTCGCATATCTCATCGCCACGACGACGCTCGTCGTCAGCGTCGGGCGGCTGGGTGACGTCACCGGCCGCAGGAGGCTGCTGAGCGCGGGGATCGTCGTGTTCACCGCTGCCTCGGCTCTGTGCGGCCTCGCGCCCGCGCTCTGGATGCTCGTCGCAGCGCGGGCGCTGCAGGGTCTCGGAGCGGCGATCATGCTGGCGCTGACGATGGCGTTCGTCGGCGAAACGGTCTCGAAGGAGCGGACCGGGGCCGCGATGGGGCTCCTCGGAACGATGTCGGCGGTCGGCACGGCGCTCGGCCCTTCGCTCGGCGGCCTTCTGATCGCCGGGCTCGGCTGGCGCGCGATCTTTCTCGTCAACCTTCCGCTCGGCGCCGCCGCTCTCGTGATGGCGCGGCGGTTCCTGCCGGTCGATCGTCGCGTGGCGAAGGGCGATCGGGCCGGCTTCGACTCCACGGGCACGCTGGTGCTCGCCCTGACGCTCGCGTGCTATGCGCTCGCGATGACGGCCGGGCGAGGCGGCTTCAGCCGGCGCAGCGCCGCGCTCCTGGCGGGCGCGGTGCTCGGTGGCGTCCTCTTCGTGCTCGCCGAGGGGCGGGCGAAGGCGCCGCTCGTCCGGATGGCGATGCTTCGCAATCCGGCGCTCGGCGCCGGTTTCGCGATGAGCGCGCTCGTTGCGACGGTGATGATGGCGACGATGGTGGTCGGGCCGTTCCATCTCTCTCTCGCGCTCGGGCTCGACGCCGCGATGGTCGGGATCGTCCTGTCGGCGGGCCCGCTGGCCGCGGCGATGACCGGCGTGCCAGCGGGTCGCGCGGTCGATCGCTTCGGCGCGCCGTGCATGACGCTTGCGGGGCTCGTCGGAATCGTGTCCGGCGCGGCCGCCCTTTCGATGATGCCGACGGCGATCGGAGTCGTCGGGTACATCGTTCCGATCGTCGTCATCACCGCCAGCTATGCGCTCTTCCAGACGGCGAACAACACCTCCGTCATGGCCGACGTCGAGGCAGGCCAGCGAGGCGTGGTCTCGGGCATGCTCAACCTGTCGCGCAACCTCGGGCTCATCACCGGCGCGTCCGTGATGGGCTCCGTGTTCGCGAAGGCGTCGGGAGCAGCCGACCTGACCGTCGCGCACCCCGCCGCCGTCGCCGTCGGCATGCGGGCCACGTTCGCGGTCGCCGCGGTCCTGATCGTGGTCGCCCTCGCCGTGGCGTTCCTGAGCCGGGCGCCCGCGGCGGAGCCTTCGCCGGCCCCGGAGACGTCATGA